A portion of the Hymenobacter gelipurpurascens genome contains these proteins:
- a CDS encoding inorganic phosphate transporter, which produces MFGLEPHVLLLLIACLVAACAFEFVNGFHDTANAVATVIYTNTLRPWVAVIWSAFWNFIGVLTGGIAVAMGVVYLLPVESLVDQNVYHGIAMVGALIVAAILWNVGTWYYGIPASSSHALIGSILGVGIAYSFLPDSHNAAVNWGKAGETGIALLVGPLFGFSLTIVMMFLLKRFVQNKAIFKEPHKRKPPPLWIRLILIVTCTLVSYFHGSNDGQKGVGLMMLILIGIVPTYFALDHSKNPLDMRDSLVKVEQVMQKVNVSELSAKDRESVASIKMQTNALDSIFVGKTEIGQLPQSTRFEIRKAILLLGNDAKKIQASDKVSLSTADRDTLKGGLDNMKGFTDYAPWQVLVAVSVSLGLGTMIGWQRIVKTIGERIGKEHLTYAQGASSELVAAAMIGASTAYGLPSSTTHVLSSAIAGSMVANRGIKNLNPQMVRNIALAWVLTLPVTMALAGGLFLLFRAILPS; this is translated from the coding sequence ATGTTTGGCTTAGAGCCTCATGTGCTGCTGCTGCTGATTGCCTGCTTGGTAGCAGCCTGCGCCTTTGAATTCGTCAACGGTTTCCACGATACGGCCAACGCCGTGGCCACCGTCATTTACACCAACACGCTGCGGCCGTGGGTGGCCGTTATCTGGTCGGCCTTCTGGAACTTCATCGGGGTACTCACGGGCGGCATTGCCGTAGCCATGGGCGTGGTGTACCTGCTGCCCGTTGAAAGCCTAGTGGATCAGAACGTATATCACGGCATTGCCATGGTGGGCGCCCTGATTGTGGCCGCCATTCTCTGGAATGTGGGCACGTGGTACTACGGCATTCCGGCCTCCAGCTCGCACGCCCTGATTGGGTCTATTCTGGGTGTGGGCATTGCTTACAGCTTCCTGCCCGACTCACACAACGCGGCCGTAAACTGGGGCAAAGCCGGCGAAACGGGCATTGCCCTGCTCGTAGGCCCGCTGTTCGGCTTCTCGCTGACCATTGTGATGATGTTTCTTTTGAAGCGTTTTGTGCAGAACAAAGCCATCTTCAAGGAGCCGCACAAGCGCAAGCCCCCACCCCTCTGGATTCGCCTGATCCTGATTGTTACCTGTACGCTGGTGAGCTACTTCCACGGCTCGAACGACGGCCAGAAAGGCGTAGGCCTCATGATGCTGATTCTGATTGGCATCGTGCCTACCTACTTCGCCCTCGACCACAGCAAGAACCCGCTGGATATGCGCGACTCGCTGGTGAAGGTAGAACAGGTGATGCAGAAAGTGAACGTAAGCGAGCTGAGCGCGAAGGACCGCGAGTCGGTGGCCAGCATCAAAATGCAAACCAATGCCCTCGACAGCATCTTCGTGGGCAAAACGGAAATCGGCCAGCTGCCGCAAAGCACGCGCTTCGAGATTCGCAAAGCCATCCTGCTGCTCGGCAACGACGCTAAGAAAATCCAGGCCAGCGACAAAGTAAGCCTGAGCACCGCCGACCGCGACACCCTCAAGGGTGGCCTAGACAATATGAAAGGCTTCACGGACTATGCGCCGTGGCAAGTACTGGTAGCGGTATCTGTTTCGCTGGGCCTAGGCACCATGATCGGCTGGCAGCGCATCGTGAAAACCATTGGTGAGCGGATCGGTAAGGAACACCTGACCTATGCGCAGGGCGCTTCCTCGGAGCTGGTAGCCGCCGCCATGATTGGCGCTTCTACGGCCTACGGTTTGCCCAGCAGCACCACGCACGTACTGTCTTCGGCTATTGCGGGCTCCATGGTAGCCAACCGCGGCATCAAGAACCTGAACCCCCAGATGGTGCGCAACATTGCTTTGGCCTGGGTGCTCACGCTGCCAGTTACCATGGCACTGGCCGGTGGTCTGTTTCTGCTGTTCCGGGCTATTCTGCCTTCTTAG